A window of the Branchiostoma floridae strain S238N-H82 chromosome 12, Bfl_VNyyK, whole genome shotgun sequence genome harbors these coding sequences:
- the LOC118426869 gene encoding DNA repair protein complementing XP-G cells homolog, with the protein MGVHDLWKLLEPTGRPVRMDTLEGKVLAVDVSIWLNQAVMGSWNPRGGNKNPHLKVLFNRICKLLFYRIKPVFVFDGRMPELKRKTLAARRKRKEAAEKETRKVANKVLQNYLKVQALRAVRGETGAGTAGPVPTPQLNKPGDSDLFELPPLPEQQGTSAESTEADIDLWEERQARQEIVQTEFQDITKVDVESEDFKALPPDIQHEIIMDLQEMRKRHLFTLAKHVPEEADSFSNMQLSNLLSRSKLSQRLGEVRKDMNMQASGAVSQYLSQGASVESRRVVSEDTAHYVLVKGVGKQEREERVRREKEEKEQNKRKEKEEIEARELKERKEREDKEMNEVIKERKRRKEEEERVEGEMKEKREEGESSKEKSQGSKGHKLINYPPFPKHFLEHLRRQRDSDVMIIDDSKGIPYHSHLCEYHRRMREPDLVVLEERQVETNADSTHSDDVMFVEEKLAPDSWRNERRVVNVDLTGAPVDLTSDSDEDVTPGRVDHVAEDVPNSMKDKKTQEVAGTHSFQGSYEADVNETAKKDGRIISDPNVSSTIDSTTSRENSSPNASASRKRTSQEANLEEAVTKRQKLATDSTLEESNEDVIDKQTRVVRGESEALQEEKGASPLQDDSPDDDKKICSVEQKSQTVKEGNHDEQVKRNINGTVESPSRSRDSSNKLNNSGKQDSTEQTVQENDNGLAQKKDIPVITLPEPGQDIRPTRPELQPPVATINIADSDEEEEFVEVTVDPRKPGVEDELFPASVFQMTESQKARTSRDDSNNVPSLKANFDLLMSEQGLRSVDRVDKKDRLPDPGLFAESLSSSRSGSQANSQTSTPSTSRPHSPTQEQPPAWEGLTPGNLSEVEQDLQTERRTLQAQQARQEKLAASITEQMYVESQELLRLFGIPYVQSPTEAEAQCAFLDQSKQTEGTITDDSDVWLFGGRQVYKNFFSQQRDMEVFKYKDVVSQLAMDRSRLINFALLTGSDYTEGIQGVGKVLAMEVLQEFPGEGIAALQAFRAWWDEAQKQEKIPQETPIKAKLRKLELSPGFPNITVVEAYLSPTVDESKEPFAWGAPDLQSLRQFAMQRFGWTTNKTDEVLLPVMKGLKKIDDETQSKITSFFPMEVEEKRKIKSKRIRRVVNNFHRKEGEEDAEEESKSNTGSPVAAGKGAWGKGKGRGKGKGKGKGKGKAKAAKTVVVQNANLSEGSSSEDDWDTAGGFVSEVMPKGQGSQKRSSEEMTNGEKGQEDDEESEGDDDCVSEPQQRETVNSNMKRGGKKKAKRRV; encoded by the exons ATGGGAGTTCACGACCTGTGGAAGCTCCTGGAGCCGACGGGACGTCCCGTGAGGATGGACACGTTAGAGGGGAAGGTTCTCGCAGTCG ATGTGAGTATCTGGTTGAACCAGGCAGTGATGGGCAGCTGGAACCCTCGCGGTGGGAACAAGAACCCGCACCTCAAGGTTCTCTTCAACCGCATCTGTAAACTGCTCTTCTACCGGATCAAACCGGTCTTTGTCTTCGATGGGCGCATGCCAGAACTCAAGAGGAAGACTCTT GCTGCTCGGAGGAAGAGGAAGGAAGCAGCAGAGAAGGAGACCAGGAAGGTGGCGAACAAAGTCCTACAGAACTACCTGAAGGTGCAGGCACTCAGGGCCGTGCGGGGAGAGACGGGCGCGGGAACGGCTGGCCCTGTACCCACCCCACAGCTCAACAAGCCTGGAGACTCGGACTTGTTTGAGCTACCTCCGCTACCTGAACAACAGGGAACCAG TGCGGAAAGTACAGAGGCAGACATTGACTTGTGGGAGGAACGACAGGCAAGACAAGAGATTGTTcag aCGGAGTTCCAAGACATCACAAAGGTTGATGTGGAGTCTGAGGACTTCAAGGCTCTTCCTCCAGACATCCAGCATGAGATCATCATGGACCTACAGGAGATGAGGAAGAGACACTTGTTCACTCTCGCCAAGCATGTTCCTGAG gAGGCTGACAGTTTTTCAAATATGCAGCTGTCCAACCTGCTGTCCAGGAGCAAGCTGTCCCAGCGGCTGGGCGAGGTGCGCAAAGACATGAACATGCAGGCCTCGGGTGCAGTTAGCCAGTACCTCAGCCAGGGGGCGTCGGTGGAGTCCCGGAGGGTGGTGTCAGAAGATACGGCTCACTATGTATTGGTGAAGGGTGTGGGGAAGcaagaaagagaggagagagtAAGAagagaaaaggaagaaaaagaacaaaacaaaagaaaggagaaagaagaaatagaGGCAAGAGAATTAAAAGAgaggaaagaaagagaagacaaagaaatgaatgaagtaatcaaggagagaaaaagaaggaaggaagaagaggaaagagTGGAGGGAGAAATGAAGGAAAAAAGGGAAGAAGGAGAAAGCTCAAAAGAGAAGAGCCAAGGGAGTAAAGGTCATAAGCTTATAAACTATCCTCCATTCCCCAAACATTTTCTAGAACATTTACGGAGACAGAGAGATTCTGATGTTATGATCATAGACGACAGTAAAGGAATTCCGTATCATAGCCATCTCTGCGAGTATCACCGACGAATGAGGGAGCCAGACCTGGTTGTTTTAGAAGAGCGGCAAGTTGAAACAAACGCTGATTCTACTCACAGCGATGACGTGATGTTTGTAGAGGAGAAGCTGGCACCGGATTCGTGGAGAAATGAACGCAGGGTCGTGAACGTGGATTTGACGGGTGCGCCCGTAGACTTGACCTCAGATTCTGACGAAGACGTCACGCCAGGAAGAGTGGACCATGTTGCAGAAGACGTACCAAATTCCATGAAAGACAAGAAGACTCAGGAAGTAGCAGGAACACACTCTTTCCAAGGGAGCTATGAGGCTGATGTAAATGAAACTGCAAAAAAAGACGGGAGAATAATCAGTGATCCGAATGTATCATCTACTATAGACAGTACCACAAGTAGAGAAAACTCTTCACCAAATGCCTCTGCTTCTAGAAAAAGGACATCTCAAGAAGCGAACCTGGAAGAAGCCGTaacaaaaaggcaaaaacttGCGACAGACTCAACGCTTGAGGAATCCAATGAAGATGTCATTGACAAGCAGACTAGAGTCGTTAGAGGAGAATCAGAGGCATTGCAGGAAGAAAAAGGAGCTTCACCTTTGCAAGATGACTCTCCtgatgatgacaagaaaatttgttctgtaGAACAGAAAAGTCAGACAGTGAAAGAAGGAAATCATGATGAACAAGTGAAACGAAACATAAACGGAACAGTTGAATCTCCTAGCAGGAGTAGAGATTCTTCAAACAAGCTCAATAACTCAGGGAAACAAGACTCAACTGAACAAACTGtacaagaaaatgacaatggATTAGCACAGAAAAAGGACATACCAGTTATAACATTACCAGAGCCAGGACAGGATATAAGGCCAACTAGGCCGGAACTGCAGCCTCCTGTGGCCACCATCAACATTGCAGACTCTGATGAAGAGGAAGAGTTTGTAGAGGTGACTGTGGACCCCAGGAAGCCTGGGGTTGAGGACGAGCTATTCCCTGCTAGTGTGTTCCAGATGACTGAGTCACAGAAGGCAAGGACTAGTAGAGATGACAGCAACAATGTTCCCTCTTTGAAGGCAAACTTTGATCTTCTCATGTCTGAACAG GGTCTGAGATCGGTAGACCGTGTGGACAAGAAGGATAGACTCCCAGACCCTGGGCTTTTTGCGGAGAGTCTGAGCAGCAGTCGATCAGGGAGTCAAGCCAACAGTCAAACCTCTACCCCTAGCACTAGCAGACCTCACTCACCTACCCAGGAACA GCCCCCTGCATGGGAAGGGTTGACCCCAGGTAACCTGTCAGAAGTGGAGCAGGACCTTCAGACTGAGAGGAGAACCTTACAGGCCCAGCAGGCTCGGCAGGAGAAACTAGCAGCCTCCATCACTGAGCAGATGTATGTGGAGAGTCAG GAGTTACTGCGGCTGTTTGGCATCCCGTACGTCCAGAGCCCGACAGAAGCGGAGGCGCAGTGCGCTTTCCTCGACCAATCAAAACAGACGGAGGGCACCATAACTGACGACAGCGATGTGTGGTTGTTCGGGGGGCGACAAGTTTACAAAAACTTCTTCAGCCAGCAACGAGACATGGAAGTTTTCAAGTACAAGGATGTTGTTTCACAGTTAG CAATGGACCGGTCCAGGCTGATTAACTTTGCCCTGCTTACTGGAAGTGACTACACAGAGGGTATCCAGGGGGTGGGCAAGGTGCTGGCCATGGAGGTTCTACAGGAGTTCCCAGGGGAGGGCATCGCTGCCTTACAGGCTTTCAG GGCATGGTGGGATGAAGCACAGAAACAAGAGAAGATCCCACAGGAAACTCCCATCAAGGCGAAGCTGCGTAAACTGGAGCTGTCCCCGGGGTTTCCTAACATCACCGTGGTGGAGGCATACCTGTCACCGACCGTGGATGAGTCCAAGGAACCGTTTGCGTGGGGGGCGCCAGACCTGCAGTCCCTCCGACAGTTCGCCATGCAGAGGTTTGGATGGACCACCAACAAGACTGATGAAGTGCTCCTTCCTGTTATGAAGGGACTCAAGAAGATCGATGATGAG ACTCAGAGCAAGATCACGTCTTTCTTTCCCATGGAAGTGGAAGAGAAGAGGAAAATCAAGAGCAAGCGTATCCGGAGGGTCGTGAACAACTTCCATCGGAAGGAGGGGGAAGAAGACGCAGAAGAGGAATCAAAATCTAACACAGGAAGCCCAGTGGCTGCTGGGAAGGGTGCGTGGGGAAAGGGTAAAGGGCGGGGcaagggtaagggtaagggtaagggtaagggtaaaGCCAAAGCAGCTAAGACTGTTGTAGTACAAAATGCAAATCTTTCAGAGGGGTCTTCATCTGAGGATGACTGGGACACTGCTGGGGGGTTTGTATCAGAGGTCATGCCAaaaggtcaagggtcacagAAGAGGTCATCTGAGGAGATGACCAATGGAGAGAAAGGTCAGGAAGATGATGAGGAGAGTGAGGGCGATGATGATTGTGTTAGTGAGCCACAGCAAAGGGAAACTGTCAATAGTAATATGAAGAGAGGTGGGAAAAAAAAGGCCAAGAGAAGAGTGTAG
- the LOC118426871 gene encoding H/ACA ribonucleoprotein complex subunit DKC1-like, which translates to MIQEERGQRSWHMRSSSTGSVRRSKMAELTGSAKKKSKKEKKKSTDGAVDIGEAQTTDDFVIKPDSKPTKLNTADWPLLLKNYDKLNVRTGHYTPIPSGCSPLKRPIEEYVRSGFINLDKPANPSSHEVVAWIRRILRVEKTGHSGTLDPKVTGCLIVCVERATRLVKSQQGAGKEYVCVVRLHSAIDGQEELARTIEHLTGALFQRPPLISAVKRQLRIRTIYESKLIQYDPESRLGVFWVSCEAGTYIRTLCVHVGLLLGVGGQMQELRRVRSGIMSEKEGMVTMHDVLDAQWMHDNQKDESYLRRVIRPLEALLTSHKRIVLKDSAVNAVCYGAKIMLPGVLRFEDGIEQNEEIVVMTTKGEAVCLGIALMTTATMATCDHGIVAKIKRVIMERDTYPRKWGLGPKASLKKKLIKEGLLDKYGKANEKTPQDWKSSYVDYNVAKGNNGAAVPPAQVTPGKSPEADGAGAKRKRLESSSDDSSEAGSAPTTPVVKEAAAEPETPTSSKKEKKKKKKKQKAEGTDPETPKSEKKKKKKKEKKKKKEDSSDDSD; encoded by the exons ATGATACAGGAAGAAAGAGGACAGAGGTCATGGCACATGCGCAGTTCATCCACAGGCAGCGTGCGTAGAAGCAAGATGGCGGAACTCACAG GATCTGCCAAGAAGAAGTccaagaaggagaagaagaagtctACAGATGGAGCTGTGGATATTGGG GAAGCCCAGACAACGGATGACTTTGTCATCAAGCCAGACTCCAAACCTACAAAACTGAACACAGCAGACTGGCCCCTCCTTCTCAAG AACTATGACAAGCTGAATGTGAGGACAGGACACTACACTCCCATCCCCAGTGGATGTTCACCACTCAAGAGGCCTATTGAGGAATATGTCAG GAGTGGTTTCATTAACCTGGACAAACCAGCCAACCCGTCCTCCCACGAGGTGGTGGCGTGGATCAGGCGCATTCTCCGCGTAGAGAAGACGGGACACAGCGGGACGCTGGACCCCAAGGTCACGGGCTGCCTCATCGTGTGTGTGGAGCGGGCAACCAGGCTGGTCAAGTCTCAGCAAGGGGCAG GGAAGGAGTACGTGTGTGTAGTGAGGCTCCACAGTGCTATAGATGGGCAGGAGGAGTTGGCACGG ACTATAGAGCACCTGACGGGAGCACTGTTCCAGCGCCCTCCCCTCATCTCTGCTGTGAAGAGACAGCTGAGAATCCGAACCATCTACGAGAGTAAACTCATCCAGTATGATCCCGAGTCCAGACTGG GTGTGTTCTGGGTGAGCTGTGAGGCAGGCACGTACATCCGTACCCTGTGTGTACACGTGGGCCTGCtgctgggggtgggggggcagATGCAGGAGCTACGCAGGGTGCGCTCAGGAATCATGTCTGAAAAG GAGGGTATGGTGACCATGCATGACGTACTGGACGCCCAGTGGATGCATGACAACCAGAAGGATGAGTCTTACCTCCGCAGAGTCATCCGTCCTCTCGAGGCGCTCCTCACGTCACACAAGAGGATCGTGCTCAAGGACAGTGCT GTTAACGCGGTATGTTACGGAGCAAAGATCATGCTGCCAGGAGTGCTGAGGTTCGAGGACGGCATCGAGCAGAACGAAGAGattgttgtcatgacaacaaaGGGAGAAGCTGTCTGTCTAG GAATCGCACTTATGACCACTGCAACCATGGCGACATGTGACCATGGGATAGTGGCTAAGATCAAGAGAGTCATCATGGAGAGGGATACGTACCCTCGTAAGTGGGGGCTTGGACCAAAG GCAAGTCTAAAGAAGAAGCTGATAAAGGAGGGTTTGCTGGATAAGTATGGCAAGGCTAACGAGAAGACTCCACAAGACTGGAAGTCGTCTTATGTAGACTACAA TGTTGCTAAGGGCAACAATGGTGCAGCAGTACCCCCAGCACAGGTCACCCCTGGCAAGTCACCTGAGGCTGATGGAGCAGGGgcaaag AGGAAGAGACTAGAGAGTAGCAGTGATGACTCGTCTGAAGCCGGGTCCGCACCCACAACTCCTGTGGTCAAGGAAGCAGCAGCAGAGCCTGAGACTCCTACATCTAgcaagaaagagaaaaagaagaagaaaaagaagcaaaaagCCGAGGGAACAGACCCTGAG accCCCAAgtcagagaaaaagaagaagaaaaagaaggaaaagaaaaagaagaaagaagataGTTCAGACGATTCAGATTAA